In Lysobacter lycopersici, a genomic segment contains:
- the truA gene encoding tRNA pseudouridine(38-40) synthase TruA, translating into MRLALGIEYDGSGFSGWQRLTQPGETGLPTVQSAVEDALSTVADHPVLVTCAGRTDAGVHAACQVVHFDSDATRESRGWMLGATSRLPEAVSVRWCMPVAGDFHARFSAVARRYRYRLLNRAVRPALQRQWLSWERRPLDADAMHAAAQALLGENDFTSFRTVHCQAPHARRNLQRISVRRDGDVLDIEVQANAFLHHMVRNIVGSLIEVGAGERPQSWIAEVLAARDRTLAGPTAPPQGLVFAGPLYPGSWKLPAEVTIGPNA; encoded by the coding sequence ATGCGACTGGCGCTCGGCATCGAATACGACGGAAGCGGTTTCTCCGGCTGGCAGCGACTGACCCAGCCCGGCGAAACCGGGCTTCCGACCGTCCAGTCCGCGGTCGAGGACGCGCTGTCCACGGTCGCGGATCATCCGGTGCTGGTGACCTGCGCGGGGCGCACCGACGCCGGTGTGCATGCGGCCTGCCAGGTCGTGCATTTCGACAGCGATGCGACGCGCGAATCACGCGGCTGGATGCTGGGCGCGACCAGTCGCTTGCCCGAAGCGGTGAGCGTGCGCTGGTGCATGCCGGTCGCCGGCGATTTCCATGCGCGTTTTTCCGCGGTCGCGCGGCGCTACCGCTACCGCCTGCTGAACCGTGCGGTGCGCCCGGCGCTGCAACGGCAGTGGTTGTCGTGGGAACGGCGCCCGCTCGATGCGGATGCAATGCACGCCGCGGCGCAGGCGCTGCTCGGCGAAAACGATTTCACCAGTTTCCGCACCGTGCATTGCCAGGCGCCGCACGCGCGGCGGAACCTGCAGCGGATTTCCGTGCGCCGCGACGGGGACGTGCTCGACATCGAGGTGCAGGCGAACGCGTTCCTGCACCACATGGTGCGCAACATCGTCGGTTCGCTGATCGAAGTCGGCGCCGGCGAACGGCCGCAATCGTGGATCGCCGAGGTGCTCGCCGCGCGCGACCGCACCTTGGCCGGCCCGACCGCGCCACCGCAGGGACTGGTGTTCGCCGGTCCGCTGTATCCCGGGAGCTGGAAGCTGCCGGCTGAAGTCACGATAGGACCGAACGCATGA
- a CDS encoding phosphoribosylanthranilate isomerase produces the protein MNKTLFRTRIKFCGLTRPGDVRLASELGADAIGFVFAERSPRRIEPEQARAMRNALAPLVNVVALFADTPAAEVREAIKQARPTLLQFHGDEDDAFCRGFGVPWIKAIAMGEADIGSAAELQARYPNAAAFLFDGHAQGGSGGHGARYDLKRIPTGLDRPFIVAGGLEPDNVFDAIQATLPWGVDVSSGIESAHGIKDGEKMRRFVEEVRRADCHVDDDDGTSCAACGR, from the coding sequence ATGAACAAGACCCTGTTCCGCACCCGCATCAAGTTCTGCGGCCTGACCCGACCCGGCGACGTGCGCCTCGCCAGCGAACTCGGCGCCGACGCGATCGGTTTCGTGTTCGCCGAGCGCAGTCCGCGCCGGATCGAACCGGAACAGGCGCGCGCAATGCGCAACGCGCTGGCGCCGCTGGTGAACGTGGTCGCGCTGTTCGCCGACACACCCGCGGCCGAGGTACGCGAGGCGATCAAGCAGGCACGGCCCACGTTGCTGCAGTTCCACGGCGACGAGGACGATGCCTTCTGCCGCGGCTTCGGCGTGCCCTGGATCAAGGCGATCGCGATGGGCGAAGCGGACATCGGCAGTGCGGCCGAACTGCAGGCGCGCTATCCGAACGCCGCGGCGTTCCTGTTCGATGGCCATGCGCAAGGCGGCAGCGGCGGGCACGGCGCGCGCTACGACCTGAAGCGCATTCCCACCGGCCTCGACCGGCCGTTCATCGTCGCCGGCGGCCTCGAGCCGGACAACGTGTTCGATGCGATCCAGGCCACGTTGCCCTGGGGCGTGGACGTGTCCAGCGGCATCGAATCCGCGCACGGCATCAAGGACGGAGAGAAGATGCGCAGGTTCGTCGAGGAGGTGCGCCGCGCCGACTGCCACGTGGACGACGACGACGGAACGAGCTGCGCCGCCTGCGGGCGCTGA
- the trpB gene encoding tryptophan synthase subunit beta — protein sequence MDFHQYPDANGHFGRFGGRFVAETLVGPLQELAAAYDAARVDPAFVAEFETDLKHYVGRPSPIYFAERLTRDAGGARILLKREDLNHTGAHKINNTIGQALLASRMGKTRIIAETGAGQHGVASATVAARLGLQCVVYMGATDIERQKINVYRMKLLGAEVVPVTSGSATLKDALNEAMRDWVTNVAGTFYIIGTVAGPDPYPRMVRDFNAVVGREARAQVLAEYGKLPDVVTACVGGGSNAIGIFHAFLNDASVRIVGAEAAGEGIDTGHHAASLAAGRPGVLHGNRTYVLCDDDGQIIETHSVSAGLDYPGVGPEHAFLKDMGRAEYVGVTDDEALAAFHLLAKTEGILPALESSHAIAQAIKLARELPRDGIVLCNLSGRGDKDVHTIAAREGVRV from the coding sequence ATCGATTTCCACCAATACCCCGACGCGAACGGCCACTTCGGCCGCTTCGGCGGGCGTTTCGTCGCCGAAACCCTGGTTGGCCCGTTGCAGGAACTCGCCGCGGCCTACGATGCCGCGCGCGTCGATCCGGCCTTCGTCGCCGAATTCGAAACCGACCTGAAGCATTACGTCGGCCGACCAAGTCCGATCTATTTCGCCGAACGCCTCACCCGCGATGCCGGCGGCGCACGCATCCTGCTCAAGCGCGAAGACCTGAACCACACCGGCGCGCACAAGATCAACAACACCATCGGCCAGGCGCTGCTCGCATCGCGCATGGGCAAGACCCGGATCATCGCCGAGACCGGCGCGGGCCAGCACGGCGTCGCAAGCGCGACGGTTGCAGCGCGGCTCGGCTTGCAGTGCGTCGTGTACATGGGCGCCACCGACATCGAGCGGCAGAAGATCAACGTCTACCGCATGAAGCTGCTTGGTGCGGAGGTGGTGCCGGTGACCTCGGGTTCGGCCACGCTCAAGGATGCGCTGAACGAAGCGATGCGCGACTGGGTGACGAACGTCGCCGGCACCTTCTACATCATCGGCACCGTCGCCGGCCCCGATCCGTATCCGCGCATGGTCCGCGATTTCAACGCCGTGGTCGGGCGCGAAGCGCGCGCGCAAGTGCTGGCCGAATACGGGAAATTGCCCGACGTGGTCACCGCCTGCGTCGGCGGCGGCAGCAACGCGATCGGCATCTTCCACGCCTTCCTCAACGATGCTTCGGTGCGCATCGTCGGCGCGGAAGCGGCAGGCGAGGGCATCGACACCGGACACCACGCCGCATCCCTGGCAGCGGGCCGTCCAGGCGTGCTGCACGGGAATCGCACTTATGTCTTGTGCGACGACGATGGCCAGATCATCGAAACGCATTCGGTTTCCGCGGGCCTCGACTATCCCGGCGTCGGCCCCGAGCACGCCTTCCTCAAGGACATGGGTCGCGCCGAATACGTCGGCGTCACCGACGACGAAGCATTGGCTGCGTTCCACCTGCTGGCGAAAACCGAAGGCATCCTGCCCGCGCTGGAATCCAGCCATGCCATCGCCCAGGCGATCAAGCTCGCGCGCGAACTGCCCAGGGACGGCATCGTGCTGTGCAACCTCTCCGGCCGCGGCGACAAGGACGTGCACACCATCGCCGCAAGGGAAGGCGTGAGGGTATGA
- the trpA gene encoding tryptophan synthase subunit alpha has product MSRIDAKFAALKTNGRKALVPFVTAGDPSLEATVPVLHALVAAGADLLELGVPFSDPMADGPVIQRSSERALSRGAGLAYVLGCVRAFRDRDATTPVVLMGYLNPVEIRGAETFAQDAAQAGVDGVLLVDLPPEEAGDFETAFDAHGLALIRLLAPTTPAERVDRMLEGARGYLYYVSFAGVTGADALDPAAAGARIAALRERSPVPVLAGFGIKDAASAACMAEQADGVVVGSALVAALAVAADPVRAAGEFLAPLRAALGAGAAGSLR; this is encoded by the coding sequence ATGAGCCGCATCGACGCCAAATTCGCTGCATTGAAGACCAACGGCCGCAAGGCGCTGGTGCCGTTCGTCACCGCCGGCGATCCCTCGCTGGAAGCGACGGTGCCGGTACTGCATGCGCTGGTCGCAGCGGGCGCGGACCTGCTCGAACTCGGCGTGCCGTTCTCCGATCCGATGGCCGACGGCCCGGTGATCCAGCGCAGTTCCGAACGCGCCTTGTCGCGCGGCGCGGGGCTGGCCTACGTGCTCGGCTGCGTGCGCGCGTTCCGCGATCGCGACGCGACCACGCCGGTGGTGCTGATGGGCTACCTCAATCCCGTCGAGATCCGCGGTGCGGAAACGTTCGCGCAGGATGCGGCGCAAGCCGGCGTCGATGGCGTGCTGCTGGTGGACCTGCCGCCCGAGGAAGCCGGCGATTTCGAAACCGCATTCGACGCGCATGGGCTCGCCTTGATCCGGCTGCTGGCGCCGACCACGCCGGCCGAGCGGGTCGACCGCATGCTCGAAGGCGCGCGAGGCTATCTCTATTACGTCAGCTTCGCCGGCGTCACTGGTGCGGATGCGCTGGATCCGGCCGCGGCCGGCGCGCGCATCGCCGCGCTGCGCGAACGCAGTCCGGTGCCGGTGCTGGCTGGTTTCGGGATCAAGGACGCAGCCTCGGCCGCGTGCATGGCGGAGCAGGCCGATGGCGTGGTCGTCGGCAGCGCCCTGGTCGCGGCGCTGGCCGTGGCCGCCGACCCGGTGCGCGCTGCCGGCGAATTCCTCGCCCCGCTGCGCGCCGCCCTCGGCGCCGGCGCGGCCGGGTCGCTGCGCTAG
- the accD gene encoding acetyl-CoA carboxylase, carboxyltransferase subunit beta — translation MSWLKKLMPASIRTETGTERKRSVPEGLWEKCDKCGAVLYRPELEENLEVCPKCGHHMPIRARARLLALLDPDSTHELGGELGPTDVLKFKDQKKYSDRIKAAQKSSGERDALIAMEGKLKQRPLVACAFDFAFMGGSMGSVVGERFAIAGERALELGCPLVCFTASGGARMQESLFSLMQMAKTSAVIGRLRARGLPFVSVLTNPTTGGVSASLAMLGDLNIAEPEALIGFAGPRVIEQTVRETLPEGFQTSEFLLKHGTVDQIVDRRELRERLAHLLALMMRQPVPGDDAEAA, via the coding sequence ATGTCCTGGCTGAAGAAACTGATGCCCGCGAGCATCCGCACCGAAACCGGCACGGAGCGCAAGCGCAGCGTGCCCGAGGGCCTGTGGGAGAAGTGCGACAAGTGCGGCGCGGTGCTGTACCGGCCCGAGCTCGAGGAAAACCTCGAGGTCTGCCCGAAATGCGGCCACCACATGCCGATCCGCGCGCGGGCGCGCCTGCTGGCGCTGCTCGACCCGGACTCGACCCATGAACTCGGCGGCGAGCTCGGCCCGACCGACGTGCTCAAGTTCAAGGACCAGAAGAAGTATTCGGACCGGATCAAGGCCGCGCAGAAGTCCAGCGGCGAGCGCGACGCGCTGATCGCGATGGAAGGCAAGCTCAAGCAGCGGCCGCTGGTCGCCTGCGCCTTCGACTTCGCCTTCATGGGCGGCTCGATGGGCTCGGTGGTGGGCGAACGCTTCGCCATCGCCGGCGAACGCGCGCTGGAACTCGGCTGCCCGCTGGTGTGCTTCACCGCCTCGGGCGGCGCGCGCATGCAGGAAAGCCTGTTCTCGCTGATGCAGATGGCCAAGACCTCGGCGGTCATCGGGCGCTTGCGCGCGCGCGGACTGCCGTTCGTGTCCGTGCTCACCAACCCGACCACCGGCGGCGTGTCCGCGTCGCTGGCGATGCTCGGCGACCTCAATATCGCCGAACCCGAGGCGCTGATCGGCTTCGCCGGCCCGCGCGTGATCGAACAGACCGTGCGCGAAACCCTGCCGGAAGGCTTCCAGACTTCGGAATTCCTGCTCAAGCACGGCACCGTGGACCAGATCGTCGACCGCCGCGAACTGCGCGAACGGCTCGCCCACCTGCTGGCGCTCATGATGCGGCAGCCGGTGCCAGGGGACGACGCGGAGGCGGCGTGA
- the glmM gene encoding phosphoglucosamine mutase — protein sequence MSARRWFGTDGIRGRVGESPVSADFVLRLGNAYGHALTAAALQRDREWRKPVVLIGKDTRISNYMFEAALEAGLVAAGVDVQLMGPMPTPAVAHLTHSMRADGGIVISASHNPHHDNGIKFFSAQGEKLDDATELAIEAALDEPFRTVASELLGKAVRTRDTIGRYVEACKNSVPRGFNLGGMRIVVDCANGATYQLGPLVLRELGARVDAIGVEPNGLNINDRIGSTHPEFLAARVRETGADLGIAFDGDGDRVLFVDGNGRVRDGDDLLYVLACDWKESGRLRGPVVGTLMTNYGFERALAERGIGFVRARVGDRYVHQQLLANDAVLGGEASGHILCLDRASTGDGIVSALQVLEVLQRRGIGLADALDGLHKVPQKTVNVRYDGGAKPAEADGVKAALAEAQRAVEGRGRAFLRPSGTEPVVRVTVEADDDALVQSTLDTLSAAVRAAAQQA from the coding sequence GTGAGCGCGCGCCGCTGGTTCGGCACCGACGGCATCCGCGGGCGCGTCGGCGAAAGCCCGGTTTCCGCCGATTTCGTGCTCCGCCTCGGCAATGCCTACGGCCATGCGCTGACCGCCGCCGCGCTGCAGCGTGATCGCGAATGGCGCAAGCCGGTAGTGCTGATCGGCAAGGACACGCGCATTTCCAACTACATGTTCGAAGCCGCGCTCGAGGCCGGCCTGGTCGCGGCGGGCGTCGACGTGCAGTTGATGGGTCCGATGCCGACCCCGGCGGTCGCGCACCTCACCCATTCCATGCGCGCCGACGGCGGCATCGTGATTTCCGCCTCGCACAACCCGCACCACGACAACGGCATCAAGTTCTTCTCGGCGCAGGGCGAGAAGCTCGACGACGCGACCGAACTCGCGATCGAGGCCGCGCTCGACGAACCGTTCCGCACCGTGGCTTCGGAACTGCTCGGCAAGGCGGTACGCACCCGCGACACCATCGGCCGCTACGTCGAAGCCTGCAAGAACTCGGTGCCGCGTGGCTTCAACCTCGGCGGCATGCGGATCGTGGTCGATTGCGCGAACGGCGCGACCTACCAGCTCGGCCCGCTGGTGCTGCGCGAACTCGGCGCGCGCGTCGATGCCATCGGCGTGGAGCCGAATGGCCTCAACATCAACGACCGCATCGGTTCGACCCATCCGGAATTCCTGGCCGCGCGCGTGCGCGAAACCGGCGCCGACCTCGGCATCGCCTTCGACGGCGACGGCGACCGCGTGCTGTTCGTCGACGGCAATGGCAGGGTGCGCGACGGCGACGACCTGCTGTACGTGCTCGCCTGCGACTGGAAGGAAAGCGGGCGCCTGCGCGGACCGGTGGTCGGCACCCTCATGACGAATTACGGCTTCGAGCGCGCGCTGGCCGAACGCGGCATCGGTTTCGTGCGCGCCAGGGTCGGCGACCGCTACGTGCACCAGCAACTGCTGGCGAACGATGCGGTGCTCGGCGGCGAAGCCTCCGGCCACATCCTGTGCCTGGATCGCGCGAGCACCGGCGACGGCATCGTCAGCGCGCTGCAGGTGCTGGAAGTGCTGCAGCGCCGCGGCATCGGCCTGGCGGATGCGCTGGACGGCCTGCACAAGGTGCCGCAGAAGACGGTGAACGTGCGCTACGACGGTGGCGCGAAGCCGGCCGAAGCCGACGGCGTGAAGGCCGCGCTCGCCGAAGCGCAGCGCGCGGTCGAAGGCCGCGGGCGCGCATTCCTGCGTCCCTCGGGGACGGAACCGGTGGTGCGGGTGACGGTCGAAGCCGACGACGACGCATTGGTGCAATCCACCCTCGACACCCTTTCGGCCGCGGTGCGCGCGGCCGCGCAACAGGCATGA
- a CDS encoding isopenicillin N synthase family dioxygenase: protein MTSRIPTLDIRRFTHPVSAEDRQAFVDELGAAYREWGFAGIRGHGIPQARIDEAYDTFREFFALPEETKKRYHVPGGGGARGYTPFGVETAKGAKYSDLKEFWHVGREIPRDSKYAADMPANIWPGEIPEFERVGYGLYQSLDELGSQVLRALALHIDLPEDYFADKTNSGNSILRPIHYPPITTDDIPNVRAGAHEDINLITLLVGASAAGLEVLSKKGEWVPFTSDADTIVVNIGDMLQRLTNHVYPSTTHRVVNPPGEQARQPRFSTPFFLHPNPDFLIDVLPSCTSADNPSRYPQAITAQGYLEERLREIKLK from the coding sequence ATGACGTCCCGCATCCCCACCCTCGACATCCGCCGCTTCACCCATCCCGTTTCGGCGGAGGATCGCCAGGCCTTCGTGGACGAACTCGGCGCGGCCTACCGCGAATGGGGTTTCGCCGGCATCCGCGGCCATGGCATCCCGCAGGCGCGGATCGACGAGGCCTACGACACCTTCCGCGAGTTCTTCGCGCTGCCGGAAGAAACCAAGAAGCGCTACCACGTGCCCGGCGGCGGCGGCGCGCGGGGCTACACGCCGTTCGGCGTCGAGACCGCGAAGGGCGCGAAGTATTCCGACCTCAAGGAGTTCTGGCACGTCGGTCGCGAGATCCCGCGCGATTCGAAGTACGCCGCGGACATGCCCGCGAACATCTGGCCGGGGGAAATCCCGGAGTTCGAACGCGTCGGCTACGGCCTGTACCAATCGCTGGACGAACTCGGTTCGCAGGTGTTGCGCGCGCTGGCGCTGCACATCGACCTGCCCGAGGACTATTTCGCCGACAAAACGAACTCCGGCAATTCGATCCTGCGCCCGATCCACTATCCGCCGATCACCACCGACGACATCCCGAACGTGCGCGCCGGGGCGCACGAGGACATCAACCTGATCACGTTGCTGGTCGGGGCCAGCGCCGCAGGGCTGGAAGTGTTGTCGAAGAAGGGCGAGTGGGTGCCGTTCACCTCCGACGCCGACACCATCGTCGTCAACATCGGCGACATGCTGCAGCGCCTGACCAACCACGTGTACCCGTCGACCACGCATCGCGTGGTCAATCCGCCGGGCGAACAGGCGCGCCAGCCGCGCTTTTCCACGCCGTTCTTCCTGCATCCGAACCCGGATTTCCTGATCGACGTGCTGCCGTCGTGCACCAGCGCCGACAACCCCAGCCGTTATCCGCAGGCGATCACCGCGCAGGGCTACCTCGAAGAACGCCTGCGCGAGATCAAGCTCAAGTGA
- the tpiA gene encoding triose-phosphate isomerase, whose protein sequence is MRRKIVAGNWKLHGDRAFATALVDAIAAVPAPAGVERVVMPPFPYLAELAWQFAGKGVELGAQDVSEHAKGAFTGEVAASMLADIGARYVLVGHSERRQYHGESSDLVARKFIAARAAGLVPVLCVGETLAEREAGRTEAVIAAQLAPVFKLAGVGALDGAVVAYEPVWAIGTGLTATPGQAQAVHAFIRGEIAGRDAKIADSLPILYGGSCKPDNAAALFSQADVDGGLIGGASLEAAGFLAIVAAAAQESV, encoded by the coding sequence ATGCGCCGCAAGATCGTCGCCGGCAACTGGAAACTGCATGGCGACCGCGCCTTCGCCACCGCCCTGGTCGATGCGATCGCCGCGGTCCCGGCACCGGCCGGGGTCGAGCGCGTGGTGATGCCGCCGTTCCCCTATCTCGCCGAACTCGCCTGGCAGTTCGCCGGCAAGGGTGTGGAACTGGGCGCCCAGGACGTCAGCGAACACGCCAAGGGTGCGTTCACCGGCGAAGTCGCCGCTTCGATGCTGGCCGACATCGGCGCCCGCTACGTCCTCGTCGGCCATTCGGAACGGCGCCAGTACCACGGCGAATCGAGCGACCTGGTCGCGCGCAAGTTCATCGCGGCCCGCGCCGCAGGGCTGGTGCCGGTGCTGTGCGTGGGCGAAACCCTGGCCGAACGCGAGGCGGGGCGGACCGAAGCCGTGATCGCCGCCCAGCTGGCGCCGGTGTTCAAGCTCGCGGGGGTCGGCGCACTGGACGGCGCCGTGGTCGCCTACGAACCGGTGTGGGCGATCGGCACCGGCCTGACCGCCACCCCAGGGCAGGCCCAGGCGGTGCACGCATTCATTCGTGGCGAAATCGCGGGACGCGATGCTAAAATCGCGGATTCGCTGCCGATCCTCTATGGCGGCAGTTGCAAGCCCGACAATGCCGCCGCGCTGTTTTCGCAGGCCGATGTCGACGGCGGGTTGATCGGCGGGGCCTCGCTCGAGGCCGCCGGTTTCCTCGCCATCGTCGCGGCGGCCGCCCAGGAATCCGTCTGA
- the secG gene encoding preprotein translocase subunit SecG: protein MLMLALNVVYVLIAIAMIAMILMQRGAGAQAGSGFGGGASATVFGSRGASNFLSKSTKWLAIVFFAISLFMAYHINHSAVATPAAQDLGLMGSVPAAKTPSPSAPLQEIPAAPAPAQQQGPAVPAQQVPAAPAPAQQQGTPPAPSPVPSQGG from the coding sequence ATGTTGATGCTCGCCCTGAATGTGGTCTATGTCCTGATCGCGATCGCCATGATCGCGATGATCCTGATGCAACGCGGTGCGGGTGCGCAGGCCGGTTCCGGCTTCGGCGGCGGCGCCTCGGCCACCGTGTTCGGCTCGCGCGGCGCCTCGAACTTCCTGTCCAAGAGCACCAAGTGGCTGGCGATCGTGTTCTTCGCGATCAGCCTGTTCATGGCGTACCACATCAACCATTCCGCGGTCGCGACGCCAGCGGCGCAGGACCTTGGCCTGATGGGCTCGGTTCCGGCCGCGAAGACGCCGTCTCCGTCCGCCCCGCTGCAGGAGATTCCGGCGGCGCCGGCTCCGGCCCAGCAGCAGGGCCCCGCGGTGCCGGCGCAGCAGGTTCCGGCCGCCCCGGCTCCGGCGCAACAGCAGGGCACGCCTCCGGCGCCGTCCCCGGTTCCTTCGCAAGGCGGTTGA
- a CDS encoding NADH-quinone oxidoreductase subunit A, whose product MLAEYLPTLLFLIVATGIGIALIVIGNVLGPRRPNPEKLSPYECGFAAFEDARMRFDVRYYLIAILFIAFDLEIAFVFPWALVFRQLGVFGLVEMGIFLGLLLLGFIYVWKKGALEWE is encoded by the coding sequence GTGCTGGCCGAATACCTGCCGACCCTGCTGTTCCTGATCGTCGCCACCGGCATCGGCATCGCGCTGATCGTCATCGGCAACGTCCTCGGGCCCCGACGCCCGAACCCAGAGAAGCTCTCGCCCTACGAATGCGGTTTCGCCGCGTTCGAGGACGCGCGCATGCGCTTCGACGTGCGCTACTACCTGATCGCGATCCTGTTCATCGCCTTCGACCTGGAAATCGCGTTCGTCTTCCCGTGGGCGCTGGTGTTCCGCCAGCTCGGCGTGTTCGGGCTGGTCGAGATGGGCATCTTCCTCGGCCTGCTGCTGCTCGGGTTCATTTACGTGTGGAAGAAGGGCGCGCTGGAATGGGAGTGA
- a CDS encoding NuoB/complex I 20 kDa subunit family protein, with the protein MSLLGTVQGLVDKANNPLPQGQVDDILRPAGENPLLEQGFLMTSSDILLNWARTGSMWPMTFGLACCAVEMMHAGASRLDLDRYGVVFRPSPRQSDVMIVAGTLVNKMAPALRKVYDQMPDPKWVISMGSCANGGGYYHYSYSVVRGCDRIVPVDIYVPGCPPTAEALVYGILQLQKKIRRASNFGENKTGLRDA; encoded by the coding sequence ATGAGCCTGCTCGGTACCGTCCAGGGCCTGGTCGACAAGGCCAACAACCCGCTGCCGCAGGGGCAGGTTGACGACATCCTGCGCCCGGCCGGCGAGAACCCGCTGCTGGAGCAGGGGTTCCTGATGACGAGCTCCGACATCCTGCTGAACTGGGCGCGCACCGGTTCGATGTGGCCGATGACCTTCGGCCTGGCCTGCTGCGCGGTCGAGATGATGCATGCCGGCGCATCGCGCCTGGACCTGGACCGCTACGGCGTGGTGTTCCGTCCGTCGCCGCGCCAGAGCGACGTGATGATCGTCGCCGGTACCCTGGTCAACAAGATGGCCCCGGCGCTGCGCAAGGTCTACGACCAGATGCCCGACCCGAAGTGGGTGATCTCGATGGGCAGCTGCGCGAACGGGGGCGGCTACTACCACTATTCCTATTCGGTGGTGCGCGGCTGCGACCGCATCGTTCCGGTGGACATCTACGTTCCCGGTTGCCCGCCGACCGCCGAGGCGCTGGTCTACGGCATCCTGCAGTTGCAGAAGAAGATCCGCCGCGCCAGCAACTTCGGCGAAAACAAGACGGGGCTGCGCGATGCGTGA
- a CDS encoding NADH-quinone oxidoreductase subunit C, producing MREAPAAFAERLRARFPGAEVSVDEPRGEVGIVFDAAESHANCKTLRDEFGFEQLIDVAGIDYLGYGSDEWDTDVSSEGFSRGVEGRNVGRFKFGETPSQQLPEPDGEGAIPVPQRRFAAVLQLLSVANNRRLRVRTFAPDDVLPVVPSVVDLWPVANWFEREAFDMFGIVFQGHPDLRRILTDYGFVGHPFRKDFPLIGNVEVRYDADRKRVVYEPVTSVEPRVNVPRVVRDDARYATAAGEQAGRKAGGVK from the coding sequence ATGCGTGAGGCTCCCGCCGCATTCGCCGAACGCCTGCGCGCGCGTTTCCCTGGCGCCGAAGTCTCGGTCGACGAACCGCGCGGCGAAGTCGGCATCGTGTTCGATGCGGCCGAATCGCACGCGAACTGCAAGACCTTGCGCGACGAGTTCGGCTTCGAACAGCTGATCGACGTCGCCGGCATCGATTACCTCGGCTACGGCAGCGACGAATGGGACACCGACGTGTCCTCGGAAGGCTTCAGCCGTGGCGTCGAAGGCCGCAATGTCGGCCGCTTCAAGTTTGGTGAAACCCCGAGCCAGCAGTTGCCCGAGCCGGACGGCGAGGGCGCGATCCCGGTGCCGCAACGCCGCTTCGCCGCGGTGCTGCAGCTGCTGTCCGTCGCCAACAACCGGCGCCTGCGCGTGCGCACGTTCGCGCCCGACGACGTGCTGCCGGTGGTGCCTTCGGTCGTCGACCTGTGGCCGGTGGCGAACTGGTTCGAGCGCGAGGCCTTCGACATGTTCGGCATCGTGTTCCAGGGCCATCCGGACCTGCGTCGCATCCTCACCGACTACGGTTTCGTCGGCCATCCGTTCCGCAAGGATTTCCCGCTGATCGGCAACGTCGAAGTGCGCTACGACGCGGACAGGAAGCGCGTGGTGTACGAACCGGTGACCAGCGTCGAGCCGCGGGTGAACGTGCCGCGCGTGGTCCGCGACGACGCGCGCTACGCGACTGCGGCGGGAGAGCAGGCGGGCCGCAAGGCAGGGGGCGTGAAGTGA